One genomic region from Streptomyces sp. NBC_01304 encodes:
- the eccD gene encoding type VII secretion integral membrane protein EccD → MSTTVRAAGNPGGQPGTGTYPGPGMVTTRSTGYRRIIVAAPDSRIDVALPDDIPLAHLYPEILRLSGQSPAPGAPVGYHLVRRDGTVLDEAGSLARQRIVDGEFLMLRPFSDSLPPAVFDDISHATASAVTRDRALWSDELLRSAGLFGGSVLLALLAFVAWSSDLRHDMHGLAGIVAAISGVVLLAIAAVRARVYRDRGSSVALGIGALANLGVAGSGLLALPAGEGIGRLQFLLACAAVLVGSTLLVILTPSGDCPFVAFVFASAIGMLVTFVSILTEMRAVETASVCAPLAVGVLAFLPGLATRFARLPIGFDPPRTAAGSDYDEDDQPSITIDAERVAAQARRGHELLIGLVGGCALVAAGSSAVLGFSDDLWAQLLALATGLAMLMRAHLFRYTVQIGCALAAGLVSLVLLGLGLALNPPGRMILEALRGDSGALELRLVWLSVAVAVVAGAMAGIALIVPSKGVTPFWGRFLEIAETFVLLTLLPLCLAVFGAYQQMRSLSS, encoded by the coding sequence GTGAGTACGACGGTTCGAGCGGCGGGAAACCCGGGTGGCCAACCGGGAACGGGGACATATCCGGGTCCGGGGATGGTGACCACTCGGAGCACTGGCTATCGCCGGATCATCGTGGCAGCTCCCGACAGCCGCATTGATGTGGCCCTGCCTGACGACATTCCTCTCGCGCACCTCTATCCGGAGATCCTGCGCCTTTCAGGACAGAGCCCGGCACCGGGAGCCCCGGTCGGGTATCACCTGGTGCGCCGGGACGGGACGGTGCTCGACGAAGCAGGCTCACTGGCCAGACAGCGCATCGTCGACGGCGAGTTCTTGATGCTCCGCCCGTTTTCTGACTCGCTTCCGCCTGCGGTCTTCGATGACATCTCGCACGCCACCGCGAGCGCTGTCACACGCGACCGTGCGCTGTGGAGCGACGAACTCCTGCGAAGCGCGGGCCTTTTCGGCGGCTCCGTGCTGTTGGCGCTGCTGGCTTTCGTGGCCTGGAGTTCCGACCTGCGCCACGACATGCACGGGCTCGCGGGCATTGTGGCTGCCATCTCCGGTGTGGTGCTCCTGGCGATTGCCGCGGTACGCGCCCGGGTGTACCGAGATCGTGGATCCTCCGTGGCTCTGGGAATAGGCGCACTCGCCAACCTGGGAGTCGCCGGCAGCGGCCTCCTCGCCCTGCCTGCCGGAGAGGGCATCGGGCGACTGCAGTTCCTGCTCGCGTGCGCCGCGGTGCTGGTCGGATCGACCCTGTTGGTGATCCTCACGCCCAGCGGTGACTGCCCCTTCGTCGCCTTCGTGTTCGCCTCGGCCATCGGCATGCTGGTGACCTTCGTGTCCATCCTCACCGAGATGAGGGCGGTCGAGACCGCATCGGTGTGCGCACCGCTCGCTGTGGGAGTGCTCGCCTTCCTGCCGGGCCTGGCCACGCGCTTCGCCCGCCTGCCGATCGGCTTCGACCCGCCGCGTACTGCTGCTGGCAGTGACTACGACGAAGACGACCAGCCAAGCATCACGATCGACGCCGAACGCGTTGCCGCCCAGGCGCGGCGCGGGCACGAGTTGCTCATCGGCCTGGTCGGCGGTTGCGCGTTGGTCGCGGCGGGCTCGTCGGCTGTTCTCGGATTCTCCGACGACTTGTGGGCTCAGCTGCTGGCCCTCGCCACGGGCCTGGCCATGCTGATGCGGGCCCACTTGTTCCGGTACACCGTGCAGATCGGTTGCGCGCTCGCGGCAGGCCTCGTATCGCTGGTGCTGCTCGGTCTGGGCCTCGCCCTGAACCCACCCGGACGGATGATCCTGGAGGCGCTACGGGGCGATAGTGGGGCTCTCGAACTCCGGCTCGTCTGGCTGTCGGTTGCGGTCGCCGTCGTGGCCGGGGCGATGGCGGGCATCGCACTGATCGTCCCGAGTAAGGGGGTCACTCCGTTCTGGGGCCGCTTCCTTGAGATCGCCGAGACTTTCGTACTTCTGACATTGCTGCCGCTGTGCCTGGCGGTCTTCGGCGCATACCAGCAGATGCGCTCGCTCTCCTCGTGA
- a CDS encoding WXG100 family type VII secretion target, whose product MAINDGTMLVTYASLEQAAQEIDRQAKQLDVDLDALQSRMKSLSGFFEGEAKLAADKMHGDWDGKAKEIHAALTSLSTQIRQGSEAYKSADLRSAAEYH is encoded by the coding sequence ATGGCCATCAATGACGGAACGATGCTCGTCACTTACGCATCACTCGAGCAGGCGGCACAAGAGATCGACCGCCAGGCAAAGCAGCTGGACGTGGACCTCGACGCCCTCCAGAGCCGCATGAAGTCCCTCTCCGGCTTCTTCGAGGGCGAGGCGAAGCTCGCAGCCGACAAGATGCACGGAGACTGGGATGGAAAGGCCAAGGAGATCCACGCCGCGCTGACATCCCTCTCCACCCAGATTCGCCAAGGCAGTGAGGCTTACAAGAGCGCAGACTTGAGGTCTGCGGCCGAGTATCACTGA
- the eccB gene encoding type VII secretion protein EccB, translated as MASRRDELNAYTFARRRLVGQFLQPNPHGTEEGWPRPLRAVVPGAIVTALVLAAFGAWGMFKPAAPQKWDQTGEHIIISSKSTTRYVILETDGKAQLHPVLNMASAKLLLLPDKGKVINVAESVLDNGKIPHGPTLGIPYAPDRLPEVGEAGAKKRWAVCERPGDGGRAIQKAGFIFAQRDMDRTEGTERLHGGELMYVEGPDRTRYVVDAKGMAYSVKNDELLLRQVVGEGRTPQRVSAGWLATLHKGDTIAFPKIPDTPEADAGIQGQLPAEANRVGMVLEAPSGTRMQKYLVLQGRIAPVSDFMAKLLLSSKDMTGLGQASRALPVSAGSFTPGEPFGLDKTWPQQEPKPVNSASTAEGSRNTVCNVLRDVDENGGATTLSTWAGDDFPATLPTGSSSAYVTPGSGQLFRQFTGSSTRSGFYFLVTDTGLRYAMQSNGDSATDDAGIGSSGTAAEKRKQREAALQEAQQAQNRLGYKDVTPAPIPAAWSAFLPTGPRLSTGAARQPQGS; from the coding sequence ATGGCATCACGGCGGGACGAACTCAACGCCTACACCTTCGCGCGACGGCGCTTGGTCGGGCAGTTTTTGCAGCCGAACCCCCACGGGACGGAAGAAGGCTGGCCACGCCCGCTGCGCGCGGTCGTGCCGGGCGCGATCGTTACGGCTCTCGTGCTTGCGGCCTTCGGGGCCTGGGGCATGTTCAAGCCTGCCGCACCCCAGAAATGGGACCAGACGGGCGAGCACATCATCATCTCCAGTAAGTCGACCACGCGCTATGTGATCCTCGAGACCGACGGCAAGGCGCAACTGCACCCGGTGCTGAACATGGCCTCGGCGAAGCTCCTGCTGCTGCCTGACAAGGGCAAGGTCATCAACGTCGCCGAATCGGTGCTCGACAATGGCAAGATCCCGCACGGTCCCACACTCGGGATCCCCTACGCTCCCGACCGGCTGCCCGAAGTAGGCGAAGCCGGAGCAAAGAAGCGTTGGGCAGTCTGCGAGCGTCCTGGTGACGGCGGCCGTGCCATTCAGAAGGCCGGGTTCATCTTCGCCCAGCGCGACATGGACAGGACCGAGGGCACCGAGCGTCTGCATGGCGGCGAGCTGATGTACGTAGAGGGCCCTGACCGCACGCGCTATGTCGTCGATGCCAAGGGAATGGCGTACTCCGTAAAGAACGACGAGCTGTTGTTGCGCCAGGTCGTTGGCGAAGGCCGCACACCCCAGCGAGTGTCTGCCGGCTGGCTGGCCACCCTGCACAAGGGTGACACCATCGCCTTCCCGAAGATCCCGGATACGCCCGAGGCGGACGCGGGGATTCAGGGGCAGTTGCCCGCCGAGGCGAACAGGGTGGGCATGGTTCTGGAGGCACCGTCCGGCACCAGGATGCAGAAGTATCTCGTTCTGCAGGGTCGTATCGCTCCGGTGTCCGACTTCATGGCGAAGCTCCTGTTGAGCAGCAAGGACATGACCGGCCTCGGCCAGGCGAGCCGGGCACTGCCCGTCAGCGCCGGAAGCTTCACGCCCGGTGAGCCTTTCGGCTTGGACAAGACCTGGCCTCAGCAGGAACCGAAGCCGGTCAACTCGGCGAGCACCGCGGAGGGCAGCCGCAACACGGTGTGCAATGTCCTCCGTGACGTTGACGAGAATGGGGGCGCCACCACACTCAGCACCTGGGCGGGCGACGACTTCCCGGCGACACTTCCCACCGGTTCGAGCAGCGCGTATGTGACGCCCGGTTCGGGGCAGCTCTTCCGGCAGTTCACCGGATCATCGACTCGATCGGGGTTCTACTTCCTGGTCACTGACACGGGCCTGCGTTACGCGATGCAGTCCAACGGCGACAGCGCGACCGACGACGCAGGTATCGGCTCGTCCGGCACAGCTGCTGAGAAGCGCAAGCAGCGCGAGGCGGCCCTGCAGGAAGCACAGCAGGCGCAGAACCGCCTCGGCTACAAGGACGTGACTCCGGCTCCCATTCCGGCCGCCTGGTCTGCATTCCTGCCGACAGGACCCCGTCTGTCCACCGGTGCGGCACGACAGCCGCAGGGTTCGTGA
- the mycP gene encoding type VII secretion-associated serine protease mycosin → MRTHCRLRLSAGTAAATLMLVGLPLAPAASAAGTADQCTFPGKMYEGRPWALQRVLLDEVWKQSTGKGVRVAVIDTGVDTKNPQLTPAVDAKSGRNLLPKNLKDENGNKIERGREDGTTDVVGHGTKVAGIIAGRPAKGTGFVGLAPKATIIPIQQNDAEGHGDTKTMAQAIDYAVNKADADVINISQDTANAVEPTSALKQAVDNALAQNIVIVASAGNDGLGGNVKETYPASYKGVLAVASSDRNNERAAFSQSGEFVGVAAPGVDMISTVPEDGHCADNGTSFSAPYVSGVAALIKSKHPKWTQQQITAQIMQTAERSIPGHDRLVGWGIVDPVRALTEDDKPIEHPVASNEGAGKAEAPTTAQLPLGETPQERAERLGTYVVVGSLVLVAALGGGAVAVRDSRRRTTASRPPANR, encoded by the coding sequence ATGCGTACACACTGCCGACTGCGCCTCAGCGCAGGAACGGCTGCCGCCACCCTCATGCTCGTCGGGCTGCCGTTGGCTCCCGCCGCATCAGCCGCCGGCACGGCCGACCAGTGCACCTTTCCAGGGAAGATGTACGAGGGCCGCCCCTGGGCGCTGCAACGTGTTCTACTCGACGAGGTCTGGAAGCAGTCCACGGGTAAGGGCGTACGCGTTGCGGTCATCGACACCGGAGTGGACACCAAGAACCCCCAACTCACCCCAGCCGTCGACGCCAAGAGTGGCCGCAATCTCCTGCCGAAGAACCTCAAGGACGAAAACGGCAACAAGATCGAGCGCGGCAGGGAAGACGGCACCACCGACGTGGTTGGCCACGGCACCAAGGTCGCAGGAATCATCGCGGGCAGGCCAGCAAAGGGGACAGGCTTCGTGGGCTTGGCGCCCAAGGCGACGATCATCCCCATCCAGCAGAACGATGCCGAGGGCCACGGCGACACCAAGACCATGGCCCAGGCCATCGACTACGCCGTCAACAAGGCCGACGCCGACGTCATCAACATCTCCCAGGACACGGCCAATGCGGTCGAGCCCACCTCAGCGCTGAAACAGGCAGTGGACAACGCTCTGGCCCAGAATATTGTCATCGTGGCCTCGGCCGGCAACGACGGACTCGGAGGCAATGTCAAGGAGACCTACCCCGCGTCTTACAAGGGTGTCCTGGCTGTGGCCTCCTCGGACCGCAACAACGAACGCGCGGCCTTCTCGCAGTCCGGTGAGTTCGTCGGCGTGGCGGCCCCCGGCGTCGACATGATCTCCACGGTCCCGGAGGACGGACACTGCGCCGACAACGGCACCAGCTTCTCTGCCCCCTACGTTTCCGGCGTCGCGGCCCTGATCAAGTCCAAGCATCCCAAGTGGACGCAGCAGCAGATCACCGCCCAGATCATGCAGACGGCGGAACGCTCCATCCCGGGCCATGACCGCCTGGTGGGCTGGGGCATCGTCGACCCCGTACGTGCCTTGACCGAGGACGACAAGCCCATAGAGCACCCGGTGGCGAGCAACGAGGGCGCCGGTAAGGCCGAGGCGCCCACGACAGCCCAACTCCCGCTCGGGGAAACCCCACAAGAGCGCGCGGAGCGACTAGGGACCTACGTCGTCGTGGGCAGTTTGGTGTTGGTGGCTGCCCTCGGAGGTGGAGCTGTGGCGGTACGCGATTCCCGTAGGAGGACAACGGCCTCCCGGCCTCCTGCCAACCGCTGA
- a CDS encoding alpha/beta fold hydrolase → MNKLSVSGTSLHYARSGNGRGLVMLHGTNSDAQSSFGHVVSHFDADRTVITPDYAGCGASTIPDGDLSLDLLVEQAAAVIRDAADEPVDLLGISLGAVVAAATAATHPELVHRLVLVAGWQDSSDPRHQFVFRTWQQLEETDPKLATAFGLSHVLSPQFLTSLEPDKVELLLSRQAPVDTVRRIGLGLKVDIGEQLKKISAPTLTVGLTHDTLVPPLHSREVHQLIPNSRYAEVDSGHAVLLENPHELIRLTRMFLLDGEPGEQVRA, encoded by the coding sequence ATGAACAAGCTGTCCGTATCCGGAACTTCACTCCACTATGCGAGATCCGGCAACGGTCGCGGGCTGGTGATGCTCCACGGCACGAACAGCGACGCGCAGTCGAGTTTTGGTCATGTGGTCAGTCACTTCGATGCCGACCGCACCGTCATCACTCCCGACTACGCGGGTTGCGGCGCGTCCACCATTCCCGACGGCGACCTCAGCCTCGATCTTCTGGTGGAACAGGCGGCGGCGGTGATCCGTGACGCAGCCGACGAACCGGTCGACCTGCTGGGGATCTCGCTGGGCGCGGTCGTCGCCGCGGCCACCGCCGCCACCCACCCGGAGCTCGTCCATCGGCTGGTCCTGGTGGCCGGCTGGCAGGACAGCTCCGATCCCCGGCACCAGTTCGTCTTCCGGACCTGGCAGCAACTGGAGGAGACAGACCCGAAGTTGGCCACCGCATTCGGGCTGTCGCACGTGCTCAGCCCGCAGTTCCTCACATCACTGGAGCCCGACAAGGTCGAGCTGCTGCTGTCCCGGCAGGCCCCGGTGGACACCGTCCGCCGCATCGGGCTCGGCCTGAAGGTCGACATCGGGGAGCAGCTGAAGAAGATCTCCGCACCCACTCTCACCGTCGGCCTCACCCACGACACGCTGGTCCCGCCGCTCCACTCCAGGGAAGTCCACCAGCTGATCCCGAACAGCCGTTACGCCGAGGTCGACAGCGGACACGCCGTACTCCTGGAGAATCCGCACGAACTGATCAGGCTGACCCGGATGTTCCTCCTGGACGGCGAGCCGGGGGAGCAGGTGCGGGCATGA
- a CDS encoding TRM11 family SAM-dependent methyltransferase, whose product MLPALADHAIRTYTRPGDLVLDPMCGIGTTLVEALHLDRNAIGVEYEPKWARLAG is encoded by the coding sequence ATGCTCCCCGCCTTGGCCGACCACGCCATCCGGACCTACACCCGGCCCGGCGATCTGGTCCTTGACCCGATGTGCGGCATCGGCACCACCCTGGTCGAAGCCCTCCATCTCGACCGGAACGCGATCGGCGTCGAGTACGAACCCAAGTGGGCCCGCCTGGCCGGGTAG
- a CDS encoding WXG100 family type VII secretion target, whose protein sequence is MAGSQKVTDEVLQKFELELNQKFGSIKHQLTQLDTLIDSVQAKWQGEGAVAFDSTQRKVNAAMAEIGKMLIRFEDAVASNRRIAGSTDQAVFQALQGVDVGSAGASGSGGGGKSSAFGSM, encoded by the coding sequence ATGGCAGGTTCCCAGAAGGTCACCGATGAAGTACTCCAGAAGTTCGAGCTGGAGCTCAACCAGAAGTTTGGTTCGATCAAGCACCAGTTGACCCAGCTGGACACCCTGATCGACTCGGTCCAGGCCAAGTGGCAGGGCGAAGGAGCAGTGGCCTTCGATTCCACACAGCGCAAGGTCAATGCAGCCATGGCGGAGATCGGGAAGATGCTGATCCGGTTTGAGGACGCCGTTGCCTCGAACCGCCGTATCGCTGGCAGCACCGACCAGGCGGTCTTCCAGGCGCTCCAGGGCGTCGACGTGGGCTCCGCGGGCGCCAGTGGCTCCGGTGGAGGTGGCAAGTCCTCAGCCTTCGGAAGTATGTGA